The Phycisphaeraceae bacterium genome has a window encoding:
- a CDS encoding SGNH/GDSL hydrolase family protein, which yields MRTRNHRVLFGPAGLAIWLALGVAAFIWSGAAGAQRPLDRNLQGTLRDWKTLLENQRVAPYVVIGDSVSFRKDTWTWHLRPMLEARYGVAGDGYVAFNGSFGHEDDGTVNQRPGVALERSGNWAVTTSASGSRSEYGERSVDGIYTRIGAHGWVEVRFYGPAATLHYIREPGAGVIRIEVNGAWEADVDASLPAGPPQLGTYTFMTGQEDPNVLNVARFSLFGASTQNPQWTQLNGLYMFTGNPGPLYSRLARGGVGPEDFLRCDPTIFQDTLAALDPALVIVMLDRDNLPGYGAFLQALVQRIEAAVPDAEILLMTHHHFASGRASDVDVMETLAISRGHGFLNIFHLHRDPAHVQSLGFLIDSVHLSGIGGNWYASRVYEAIHGWAQPISLTIGQGVVVQEDIYGLRVTDDIPLQVRSDTPRSFAGLHRSIVRARFRTDVYQPQRIDIRYRARLDHHAGLFRVLLWNWRTSRFESVSHGRLNSSDETFTIRARNPADYVSPNGEIAVAVRQVVANPQSAFRFDTLIDELRVRVR from the coding sequence ATGCGCACACGGAATCACAGGGTGCTTTTCGGGCCGGCGGGACTGGCGATCTGGCTGGCCTTGGGCGTCGCGGCGTTCATCTGGTCGGGAGCAGCCGGCGCCCAGCGACCCCTGGACCGGAACCTGCAAGGGACGCTGCGCGACTGGAAGACGCTGCTGGAGAATCAGCGCGTCGCCCCCTATGTCGTCATCGGCGACTCGGTATCGTTCCGCAAGGACACCTGGACATGGCACCTGCGCCCGATGCTTGAGGCCCGCTACGGGGTGGCCGGCGACGGGTACGTCGCCTTCAACGGCTCCTTCGGGCACGAGGATGACGGCACCGTCAACCAGAGGCCCGGCGTGGCCCTTGAGCGATCCGGCAACTGGGCGGTGACCACCTCCGCCTCGGGAAGCCGCTCGGAGTACGGCGAGCGGTCCGTGGACGGCATCTACACCCGGATCGGAGCGCACGGCTGGGTCGAAGTACGGTTCTACGGACCGGCGGCGACGCTGCACTACATCCGCGAGCCGGGCGCGGGCGTCATTCGCATCGAGGTCAACGGCGCGTGGGAGGCGGACGTGGATGCTTCGTTGCCGGCCGGTCCGCCGCAGCTGGGCACGTACACCTTCATGACCGGGCAGGAAGATCCGAACGTGCTGAACGTGGCGCGATTCTCGCTGTTCGGCGCCAGCACGCAGAACCCGCAGTGGACGCAGTTGAACGGTCTGTACATGTTCACGGGGAATCCCGGTCCGCTGTACTCGCGCCTGGCGCGGGGCGGCGTGGGGCCTGAGGACTTCCTGCGCTGCGACCCGACCATCTTTCAGGACACCCTCGCCGCGCTCGACCCGGCGCTGGTCATCGTGATGCTCGATCGCGACAACCTGCCGGGCTATGGTGCGTTCCTGCAGGCGCTGGTGCAGCGAATCGAGGCGGCGGTTCCCGATGCCGAAATCCTGCTGATGACGCACCATCATTTCGCCTCCGGACGCGCCTCCGACGTGGACGTCATGGAAACGCTGGCCATCTCGCGCGGACACGGCTTTCTCAATATCTTCCACCTGCATCGAGATCCCGCCCACGTTCAGTCGCTGGGCTTCCTCATCGACTCGGTCCACCTGTCCGGGATCGGCGGAAACTGGTACGCCTCGCGGGTATATGAAGCCATCCATGGGTGGGCCCAGCCCATATCGCTGACGATCGGGCAGGGCGTCGTCGTGCAGGAGGACATCTACGGTCTGCGCGTGACGGATGACATTCCGTTGCAGGTCAGGTCGGACACGCCGCGTTCCTTCGCCGGCCTGCATCGATCGATCGTGCGGGCCAGGTTCCGCACCGACGTGTATCAGCCGCAGCGCATCGACATTCGCTACAGGGCGCGTCTGGACCACCACGCGGGACTGTTCCGGGTTCTGCTCTGGAACTGGCGCACCTCGCGCTTCGAGTCGGTCTCTCACGGACGCCTCAACTCGTCGGACGAGACGTTCACGATTCGCGCCCGCAACCCCGCGGATTACGTGAGCCCCAACGGTGAGATCGCCGTCGCGGTGCGGCAGGTGGTGGCCAACCCGCAGAGCGCATTCCGATTCGACACCCTGATTGACGAACTGCGCGTCCGGGTGCGCTAG
- a CDS encoding heme-binding domain-containing protein, with the protein MRRIIRWVIAIIVTATIAVQFVPVDRSNPPVSRDVGAAPAVASILRRSCYDCHSNETAWPWYSYVAPVSWLVARDVHEGREHLNFSTWDAYSPEQQAKLIREAIEEVESGEMPMSIYLITHRNAALSNSDLATLRAWANAAARSEGGRSGDGDDD; encoded by the coding sequence ATGCGTCGCATCATTCGATGGGTGATCGCGATCATCGTGACGGCGACAATCGCCGTTCAGTTCGTCCCCGTCGATCGGAGCAATCCGCCCGTATCGCGTGATGTCGGCGCGGCGCCGGCCGTGGCTTCGATCCTCAGACGGTCGTGCTACGACTGCCACTCCAACGAAACGGCGTGGCCGTGGTACAGCTACGTCGCGCCAGTTTCATGGCTGGTGGCGCGCGACGTGCATGAGGGACGCGAGCACCTGAACTTCTCCACGTGGGACGCCTATTCCCCGGAGCAGCAGGCCAAGTTGATCCGCGAGGCGATCGAAGAGGTGGAAAGCGGCGAGATGCCCATGTCGATCTACCTGATCACGCATCGAAACGCCGCGCTCTCGAACTCGGATCTGGCGACGCTCCGGGCATGGGCGAATGCCGCCGCTCGATCGGAAGGCGGCCGCTCGGGCGATGGGGACGACGACTGA
- a CDS encoding tetratricopeptide repeat protein, with protein MTEDVLDMMIGSTVKAADPKAAREAFEKAQQHERAGERYQAIEHYRRAVELDATKNEYKFRLAFHLDLVGEEHEALALYEEIANNPSPPLNALLNLAVMYEDRGDINRAEKCLRQILDTQPTHPRATLYMKDVLASRNMVYDEEHVRDVAKRNALLDTPVTDFELSVRARNCLKKMQIRTLGDLLKVTEAELLSYKNFGETSLVEIKAMLAAKGLKLGQGLEGTGRIRREVYEELKGKAPEAVLNKPISVLDLSVRARKALQLLNIQTLGDLATRTEAELMGVKNFGATSLMEVKEKLAHHGLQLRTLD; from the coding sequence GTGACAGAAGATGTGCTCGACATGATGATCGGCTCGACCGTGAAGGCCGCCGACCCCAAGGCCGCCAGGGAAGCGTTTGAGAAGGCCCAGCAGCATGAGCGGGCCGGGGAGCGCTACCAGGCCATCGAGCACTATCGACGGGCGGTGGAGCTGGACGCCACGAAGAACGAATACAAGTTCCGGCTGGCGTTCCACCTCGACCTGGTCGGCGAGGAGCACGAGGCGCTGGCCCTGTACGAGGAAATCGCCAACAACCCCTCGCCTCCGCTCAACGCGCTGCTCAACCTGGCGGTGATGTACGAGGACCGGGGGGACATCAACCGGGCCGAGAAGTGCCTGCGGCAGATTCTGGACACGCAGCCCACGCATCCGCGGGCCACGCTGTACATGAAGGACGTGCTGGCCTCGCGCAACATGGTCTACGACGAGGAGCACGTGCGCGACGTGGCCAAGCGCAACGCCCTGCTCGACACACCCGTGACTGACTTCGAGCTCTCCGTCCGCGCCCGCAACTGCCTCAAGAAGATGCAGATCCGCACGCTGGGCGACCTCCTGAAGGTCACCGAGGCGGAACTGCTCTCCTACAAGAACTTCGGCGAGACCTCGCTGGTCGAGATCAAGGCCATGCTCGCCGCCAAGGGGCTGAAGTTGGGACAGGGGCTGGAGGGCACGGGCCGCATCCGCCGGGAGGTCTACGAGGAACTCAAGGGCAAGGCCCCCGAAGCGGTGCTCAACAAGCCGATCTCGGTGCTGGACCTCTCCGTCCGCGCCCGCAAGGCGCTGCAGCTGCTCAACATCCAGACGCTCGGCGACCTGGCCACCCGCACCGAGGCGGAACTGATGGGCGTGAAGAACTTCGGCGCCACTTCACTGATGGAAGTGAAGGAGAAGCTGGCCCATCACGGGCTGCAGTTGCGCACGCTGGATTGA
- a CDS encoding helix-turn-helix transcriptional regulator — MTSLTTPHPVVAAPRAMEGLGRLGLSARQAEVALLLAEGMTEEAAADRLCLSPHTVHDHAKAIYRLLGVHSRVELAGRIFRILAETP; from the coding sequence ATGACATCACTGACAACCCCACATCCAGTGGTTGCAGCACCGCGTGCGATGGAGGGACTTGGCCGCCTCGGCCTGTCGGCCCGGCAGGCGGAAGTGGCGTTGCTCTTGGCGGAGGGGATGACGGAGGAGGCGGCCGCGGATCGGCTGTGCCTTTCGCCGCATACGGTGCATGACCACGCCAAGGCGATCTACCGGCTTCTGGGCGTCCACAGCCGGGTGGAACTGGCGGGAAGGATCTTCAGGATTCTGGCGGAAACCCCCTGA
- a CDS encoding MBL fold metallo-hydrolase, with amino-acid sequence MALRFSVLGSGSGGNCTLLVIGEGDAARRVLIDAGLSPRETARRLERFGVAIPDLDAILITHLDGDHLRESWPRVCARNGIRMCLHRRHARHAPFHAELRDLLMIFEGGFELDGGALVQPTLLAHDDLGTVGYVIEHQGERLGLATDLGRVHPGLYEHFVDLDVLAIESNYDRRMQIESNRPPVLKRRIMGGQGHLSNEQSLEAVLGIASRSRLRHVVLLHLSRQCNDPAIIERLYAAKAPALAPRLVISSQFTPTPLLGACDRPSVRVGGVLQSTLFQSF; translated from the coding sequence ATGGCCCTTCGATTCTCAGTGCTGGGCAGCGGATCGGGCGGCAACTGCACGCTGCTGGTGATCGGCGAGGGAGACGCCGCGCGCCGCGTGCTGATTGACGCCGGTCTGTCGCCCCGGGAGACGGCCCGTCGCCTGGAGCGGTTCGGTGTTGCGATTCCCGACCTCGACGCGATTCTCATCACACACCTGGATGGCGACCACCTGCGCGAGTCGTGGCCCCGCGTCTGCGCGCGAAACGGAATCCGCATGTGCCTGCATCGCCGCCATGCGAGGCACGCTCCGTTTCACGCTGAACTGCGCGACCTGCTGATGATCTTCGAAGGCGGGTTTGAACTCGACGGCGGCGCTCTGGTCCAACCCACGCTTCTGGCCCACGATGATCTGGGCACGGTTGGTTACGTGATCGAGCACCAGGGCGAGCGGCTGGGTCTGGCGACTGACCTGGGTCGTGTGCATCCCGGGCTCTACGAGCACTTCGTCGATCTGGACGTGCTGGCGATCGAGTCGAACTACGACCGTCGGATGCAGATCGAGAGCAATCGCCCGCCGGTGCTCAAGCGGCGCATCATGGGCGGGCAGGGGCACCTCTCCAACGAGCAGTCGCTGGAGGCGGTGCTGGGCATCGCCTCCCGCTCGCGCCTGCGTCACGTGGTGCTGCTGCACCTGAGCCGCCAGTGCAATGACCCGGCGATCATCGAGCGACTCTACGCGGCCAAGGCCCCGGCGCTGGCGCCGCGGCTGGTCATCAGCAGCCAGTTCACGCCGACCCCGTTGCTGGGGGCGTGCGACCGTCCCTCGGTGCGGGTGGGCGGCGTGCTTCAATCCACCCTGTTTCAGTCATTCTGA
- the lpxA gene encoding acyl-ACP--UDP-N-acetylglucosamine O-acyltransferase has translation MPTIHPTAILEGDIDLADDVVIGPNCVLTGAAGPVKVGAGTTLIGNVYLHGPLTMGAGNVVYPFACLGFAPQHVKYDPRKPGMGLSIGDGNTFREGVTIHRAFVEDRPTIIGSRNYFMAGSHAGHDCRVGDDCTFVNNALLGGHVEVGDKVTIGGVTGVHQFVRIGRGAMLSGGVGTTLDVPPFFMLTEINRIGGLNIVGLRRGGFSHDQIDDARWVFRMLYRQGMTVRSALNVLRERAERPMVAEYIAFIEASKRGICTARGRRRSVMAREDEV, from the coding sequence ATGCCGACCATCCACCCCACGGCGATCCTCGAAGGCGACATCGACCTCGCCGATGATGTCGTCATCGGTCCCAACTGCGTGCTCACGGGCGCCGCCGGGCCGGTCAAGGTCGGCGCGGGAACCACGCTCATCGGCAACGTCTACCTGCACGGTCCGCTCACGATGGGTGCGGGCAACGTGGTCTATCCATTCGCCTGCCTGGGCTTCGCGCCGCAGCATGTGAAGTACGACCCGCGGAAACCGGGCATGGGGCTGTCGATCGGCGACGGCAACACGTTTCGCGAGGGCGTGACGATCCACCGCGCGTTCGTGGAGGATCGGCCCACCATCATCGGCAGCCGCAACTACTTCATGGCCGGCAGTCACGCCGGGCACGACTGCCGAGTGGGCGACGACTGCACCTTCGTCAACAACGCGCTGCTGGGCGGGCACGTGGAGGTGGGCGACAAGGTCACGATCGGCGGGGTGACGGGAGTCCACCAGTTCGTTCGCATCGGGCGCGGGGCGATGCTGTCGGGCGGCGTGGGGACCACGCTGGATGTGCCGCCCTTCTTCATGCTCACCGAGATCAACCGCATCGGCGGGCTGAACATCGTGGGGCTGCGGCGGGGCGGGTTTTCGCACGACCAGATCGACGATGCGCGGTGGGTCTTCCGCATGCTGTACCGGCAGGGCATGACCGTCAGGAGCGCCCTGAATGTGCTGCGTGAACGGGCCGAACGACCGATGGTCGCGGAGTACATCGCGTTCATCGAGGCATCGAAGCGCGGCATCTGCACCGCGCGCGGGCGGCGGCGGAGCGTGATGGCGCGGGAGGATGAGGTGTGA
- the lipB gene encoding lipoyl(octanoyl) transferase LipB, whose protein sequence is MAMEGIESDAAAAPAASREPWSLIVRDLGRMPYMEALAIQRDLHEAVVGSRQWGAVSPQPSAVSGQKSDISGQRSEPNTENRERTTNNRQPPPALSTQHAALSTPQPPRAMHLLLVEHDPPVITVSARKTARQHLVATPDMLARAGVEVCETDRGGDITYHGPGQLVVYPILDLNTLGLRLHGYMRLLEQVVIDTLARFGIEGHRDDTATGVWVATAEHRAARNAKICAMGVRVSRWVTMHGLALNVTTNLDHFNLIIPCGLVGRGVTSMARELGEQCPSMDEVKEALASCFSARVAETGRTG, encoded by the coding sequence ATGGCGATGGAAGGCATCGAATCCGACGCGGCGGCCGCCCCTGCGGCTTCACGCGAGCCGTGGTCGCTCATCGTCCGCGACCTCGGGCGGATGCCCTACATGGAGGCCCTGGCGATCCAGCGCGACCTGCACGAGGCGGTGGTGGGCAGTCGTCAGTGGGGAGCTGTCAGCCCTCAGCCGTCAGCCGTCAGCGGTCAGAAGTCAGACATCAGCGGTCAGAGGTCGGAACCGAATACCGAGAACCGAGAACGGACAACCAACAACCGACAACCCCCCCCGGCACTCAGCACCCAGCACGCAGCACTCAGCACTCCCCAGCCCCCCCGCGCCATGCACCTGCTCCTCGTCGAGCACGACCCGCCGGTCATCACCGTCTCCGCCCGCAAGACCGCGCGGCAGCACCTGGTCGCCACGCCCGACATGCTGGCCCGCGCGGGCGTGGAGGTGTGCGAGACCGACCGGGGAGGCGACATCACCTATCACGGCCCGGGGCAACTCGTGGTCTACCCCATCCTCGACCTCAACACGCTCGGCCTGCGCCTGCACGGCTACATGCGCCTCTTGGAGCAGGTGGTCATCGACACGCTGGCCCGCTTCGGCATCGAGGGGCATCGAGACGATACCGCCACGGGCGTGTGGGTGGCCACGGCTGAGCATCGCGCCGCCCGCAACGCCAAAATTTGCGCCATGGGCGTGCGCGTGTCACGCTGGGTCACCATGCACGGACTGGCCCTCAACGTGACGACCAACCTCGACCACTTCAACCTCATCATCCCCTGCGGCCTCGTGGGGCGCGGCGTGACCAGCATGGCCCGTGAACTGGGCGAGCAATGCCCGAGCATGGATGAAGTGAAAGAGGCGCTGGCGTCGTGTTTCTCGGCGCGAGTGGCGGAGACGGGGCGCACGGGCTGA
- a CDS encoding phosphoribosylformylglycinamidine synthase subunit PurQ → MPTALVITAAGINCDLELARAFALAGARVESIHLHTLVENPTIIDRFDLIGLPGGFSYGDAVAAGRIMAHLIRQRLFASLAGAVERGVPIFAPCNGFQIAVQAGLLPGPAPGEAWPSEAPTPVAALSVNQTGRFADRWTRVEIPDQTRCIWTKGLTGPESGFMLPNAHGEGRFVAENALLDQLEGEGQVAIRYAEGDNFNGSMRRVAGICDATGLVFGLMPHPERFTRWTQHPYWTRLSADERSGETIGLQMFRNAVRWVEARQERREVLSMGR, encoded by the coding sequence ATGCCCACTGCACTTGTCATCACCGCCGCCGGCATCAACTGCGACCTGGAGCTGGCCCGCGCCTTCGCGCTGGCCGGGGCGCGGGTCGAGTCGATTCACCTGCACACGCTCGTCGAGAATCCCACCATTATCGACCGCTTCGACCTGATCGGGCTTCCGGGCGGGTTCTCGTACGGCGACGCGGTGGCGGCGGGGCGCATCATGGCGCACCTGATCCGGCAGCGGTTGTTCGCCTCGCTGGCAGGCGCGGTGGAGCGGGGCGTGCCGATCTTCGCGCCGTGCAATGGATTCCAGATCGCCGTGCAGGCGGGTCTGCTCCCCGGCCCGGCGCCGGGCGAGGCGTGGCCCAGCGAGGCGCCGACGCCCGTCGCCGCGCTGTCCGTCAACCAGACAGGCCGATTCGCCGACCGCTGGACGCGGGTGGAGATTCCCGACCAGACGCGATGCATCTGGACCAAGGGGCTGACCGGGCCGGAGTCGGGCTTCATGCTTCCCAACGCGCATGGCGAGGGCCGCTTCGTCGCCGAGAACGCCCTGCTCGACCAGCTCGAAGGCGAAGGTCAGGTCGCCATCCGCTACGCCGAGGGGGACAACTTCAACGGCTCGATGCGCCGCGTCGCGGGCATCTGCGACGCCACGGGGCTGGTCTTCGGGCTCATGCCCCACCCGGAGCGGTTCACGCGCTGGACGCAGCATCCCTACTGGACTCGGCTGTCGGCGGATGAACGATCCGGCGAGACGATCGGACTGCAGATGTTCCGCAACGCGGTGCGATGGGTTGAGGCGAGGCAGGAAAGACGCGAAGTGCTGAGCATGGGACGCTGA
- the cyoE gene encoding protoheme IX farnesyltransferase, giving the protein MTPSAEHPSSTALSPASPGRRAMYLELTKARLSGLVLVTTAVGYLLGLPSGVNWLDASREAFIALFAGDWSTLEALGRVSFGSINWLTFALVLIGAGLAAGGTSALNQWLEVERDAAMPRTADRPLPSGAMKRSEAFLSGSVMVLVGAGLLFFAVNPLAGFLTLFTATLYILVYTPMKPRSTLNTLVGAVCGAVPPMIGWAAASGTLSLGAWLLGAILFVWQLPHFLALAWMYRDDYARGGFRMLPAVDPSGELTGRIVVITTMLLLPLGLMMMMALRAQPAQGWSISAGLTGWGGLVFAIVSTGLTMYFLLQGWRLFRERSRDNARRVFLASILYLPLVLLVLVLDQPRPPAAAQAAFVQMSASR; this is encoded by the coding sequence ATGACGCCTTCCGCGGAGCATCCCTCATCCACGGCCCTGTCGCCGGCGTCTCCCGGCCGGCGGGCGATGTACCTGGAACTGACGAAGGCGCGTCTGAGCGGCCTGGTGCTGGTCACCACCGCCGTGGGCTACCTGCTGGGGCTTCCCAGCGGCGTGAACTGGCTGGACGCTTCGCGCGAGGCGTTCATCGCGCTCTTCGCCGGTGACTGGTCCACGCTGGAGGCCCTCGGGCGCGTCTCCTTCGGCTCGATCAACTGGCTGACCTTCGCGCTGGTGCTCATCGGCGCCGGTCTGGCCGCGGGCGGCACCAGCGCGCTGAACCAGTGGCTGGAGGTGGAGCGTGACGCCGCCATGCCGCGCACCGCGGATCGTCCGCTGCCTTCCGGCGCGATGAAGCGTTCCGAGGCGTTCCTTTCCGGAAGCGTGATGGTGCTGGTCGGGGCGGGTCTGCTGTTCTTCGCCGTCAACCCGCTGGCGGGGTTCCTCACGCTCTTCACCGCCACGCTCTACATCCTGGTCTACACGCCCATGAAGCCGCGCAGCACGCTCAACACGCTGGTGGGCGCGGTGTGCGGCGCGGTGCCGCCGATGATCGGCTGGGCAGCCGCATCGGGCACGCTCTCGCTCGGCGCCTGGCTGCTGGGGGCGATCCTGTTCGTCTGGCAGCTGCCGCACTTCCTAGCCCTGGCATGGATGTACCGCGACGACTACGCCCGGGGCGGCTTCCGCATGTTGCCCGCTGTGGACCCGTCGGGCGAACTGACCGGCCGCATCGTGGTGATCACCACCATGCTCCTGCTTCCCCTCGGGCTGATGATGATGATGGCGCTGCGAGCCCAGCCGGCGCAGGGATGGAGCATCTCCGCCGGGCTGACCGGCTGGGGGGGCCTGGTCTTCGCCATCGTCAGCACGGGGCTGACGATGTACTTCCTGCTGCAGGGGTGGCGGCTGTTCCGCGAGCGCTCGCGCGACAATGCCCGCCGCGTGTTCCTTGCGTCGATCCTGTACCTGCCGCTCGTTCTGCTCGTACTGGTGCTCGACCAGCCCCGCCCGCCCGCCGCGGCGCAGGCGGCCTTCGTGCAGATGTCGGCCTCGCGATAG
- a CDS encoding SGNH/GDSL hydrolase family protein, giving the protein MDRSLKATAADWLEKLENHDVAHYVVIGDSISFRADTWTWFLRNMLEQRFGVAGDGYLGFNGAFAFTNDGSINRRPGLKYRRSSNWAYSTTGAGARLPLGERSVDGLFTCIGATGWVEVEMFGPKATLHFVREQGAGTLRIQVNGAWVADVDAASAESIPSLGVYTFSTGQSNPNVINRVRVSLVGATEENPQWTQVNGLFMSTGEPGPLFSRLARGGVGPEDFLRCDPGIFRDTLASLNPDLVIIMLDHDDIFIYADSMAMLLDRVEQAVPDAEILLVTHHHFGESRAYDADVLNDLAASRSHGYLNFFDLHRDFAHLHALGFLIDSVHFSAVGGAWFARQYDLALQGWTQPVSFGVDRGDLLGGELYQIRGSDDDALRIRSGFGSTFTDLHSMHAWAEFVTDTPDPHALDLLIETSVNQPSGMLRVLVWNWRTNQFESVGQAPVNQTDEEIMIDGLSVADRVSTDGRVLVQVRHVVVAPVFAFRFDSLLDHVRARVR; this is encoded by the coding sequence ATGGATCGTTCACTCAAGGCCACGGCGGCCGACTGGCTCGAGAAACTGGAGAACCATGACGTCGCGCATTACGTGGTGATCGGGGATTCGATCTCCTTCCGCGCCGATACGTGGACGTGGTTTCTGCGCAACATGCTGGAGCAACGGTTCGGCGTGGCGGGGGACGGCTACCTGGGGTTCAACGGCGCCTTCGCCTTCACGAACGACGGCTCGATCAATCGTCGTCCGGGGCTCAAGTACAGGCGGTCCAGCAACTGGGCGTATTCGACGACCGGCGCGGGCGCGCGCCTGCCGCTCGGAGAGCGCAGTGTCGATGGTCTGTTCACCTGCATCGGCGCCACCGGTTGGGTGGAAGTGGAGATGTTCGGTCCGAAGGCGACGCTGCACTTCGTGCGTGAACAGGGCGCCGGCACGCTCCGCATCCAGGTCAACGGCGCGTGGGTCGCCGACGTGGACGCCGCGTCGGCCGAATCGATCCCATCGCTGGGCGTCTACACCTTCTCAACGGGTCAGTCCAATCCCAACGTGATCAATCGGGTTCGAGTCTCGCTCGTGGGCGCGACCGAGGAAAACCCGCAGTGGACGCAGGTCAACGGATTGTTCATGTCCACCGGCGAACCCGGTCCGCTCTTCTCGCGGCTGGCGCGGGGGGGCGTGGGACCGGAGGACTTCCTGCGGTGCGATCCCGGCATCTTCCGCGACACGCTGGCGTCCCTCAACCCCGATCTCGTGATCATCATGCTCGACCATGATGACATCTTCATCTACGCCGATTCGATGGCCATGCTGCTCGACCGGGTGGAGCAGGCCGTCCCGGACGCCGAGATTCTTCTGGTCACGCATCACCACTTCGGCGAGTCGCGGGCCTACGACGCGGACGTGCTGAACGATCTGGCCGCCTCGCGCAGTCATGGATATCTGAACTTCTTCGACCTGCACCGCGACTTCGCGCACCTTCACGCCCTGGGTTTTCTCATCGACTCCGTCCACTTTTCGGCTGTCGGCGGCGCGTGGTTCGCGCGGCAGTACGACCTGGCGCTGCAGGGTTGGACGCAGCCGGTGAGCTTCGGCGTTGATCGAGGTGACCTGCTGGGGGGCGAGCTGTACCAGATCCGCGGGTCCGACGACGATGCTCTGCGCATCCGCTCCGGATTCGGAAGCACGTTCACGGACCTCCACAGCATGCACGCCTGGGCGGAGTTCGTGACCGACACGCCCGACCCCCATGCCCTCGATCTGTTGATCGAGACGAGCGTCAACCAGCCGTCGGGGATGCTGCGCGTGCTGGTCTGGAACTGGCGCACGAATCAGTTCGAGTCTGTCGGACAGGCGCCGGTCAACCAGACGGACGAGGAAATCATGATCGACGGGCTCTCGGTCGCTGACCGCGTCTCGACGGACGGGCGGGTGCTGGTGCAGGTGCGTCACGTGGTGGTGGCGCCGGTCTTCGCCTTCCGGTTCGACAGTCTTCTCGACCACGTTCGCGCCCGGGTGCGCTGA
- a CDS encoding DUF1573 domain-containing protein produces MKRRIELLAMIAAAGMLIVGIAAAILLPQMRLPLLEGNSFHDFGVVDLPGESAVEVKHRFTLVNRSGRHLEIRAVLATCGCVTAGVSDNSLAPGEATHLDVVLKVMTSGRTSDGIRVMLADGTSHDVWVVASGRRLRYMSVVPGVVNVQNEDGHTLVVTALNYQDDCVPPLPLFELPDRFSVEYGEWKLVQSRDLIAGAPARWEQAVVLRPRTFDRDDMTVLLVRVAGYGDAKVRVYSP; encoded by the coding sequence ATGAAGCGTCGGATCGAGTTGCTCGCCATGATCGCCGCCGCAGGCATGCTGATTGTCGGCATTGCAGCGGCAATCTTACTGCCACAAATGCGGCTCCCCTTGCTTGAGGGCAACTCGTTCCATGACTTCGGTGTTGTGGATCTCCCCGGAGAGTCCGCCGTCGAGGTCAAGCATCGATTCACACTTGTCAATCGGTCTGGTCGTCATCTGGAGATCCGTGCTGTACTTGCCACTTGCGGGTGTGTGACAGCCGGGGTCAGCGATAACTCGCTCGCGCCTGGCGAGGCGACACATCTTGATGTGGTACTGAAGGTCATGACCAGTGGCCGGACCTCCGACGGCATTCGTGTGATGCTCGCGGATGGAACATCGCATGACGTCTGGGTAGTGGCAAGTGGACGTCGGCTTCGATACATGAGTGTTGTGCCCGGAGTTGTCAATGTGCAGAACGAAGACGGTCATACGCTGGTAGTAACGGCGCTCAACTACCAGGATGACTGCGTCCCTCCATTGCCTCTTTTCGAGCTGCCGGATCGGTTCAGCGTGGAGTACGGAGAATGGAAGCTTGTACAGTCCAGGGACTTGATCGCCGGTGCGCCGGCGCGGTGGGAACAAGCTGTTGTGCTGCGACCGCGAACATTCGACCGTGACGACATGACGGTACTGCTTGTCCGGGTAGCGGGGTATGGTGACGCCAAGGTCCGCGTATACTCGCCCTGA